In Deinococcus proteolyticus MRP, a single genomic region encodes these proteins:
- the ribD gene encoding bifunctional diaminohydroxyphosphoribosylaminopyrimidine deaminase/5-amino-6-(5-phosphoribosylamino)uracil reductase RibD has product MPKTTLNDPPGSDEDFMAQALAEAARGLGRTSPNPPVGCVLVQPNGSGGEVVGRGFHPRAGEPHAEVFALREAGERARGATAYVTLEPCSHFGRTPPCADALMAAGVARVVVAAGDPNPQVNGRGLERLRAAGIAVQTGVLEAQAVRQQAGFRARMLLGRPFVIYKYAMTLDGKVAALEEGGGSEANGAVTGPEARARVMGWRNEADAIAVGVDTLLTDDPQLTTRGVVGGRDPRPVIFDRQGRTPPTARALRPGAVVVTAPGAEAPALADAGAVLLPAATLEEALRGLHDLGVSTLLLEGGPTLASAFAESDLIDEVRAFIAPKLLGAGLSPLAGPLRRMNAAGMLDMYALEQLGADILVSASVRRVAAEPTPSPRTGGA; this is encoded by the coding sequence ATGCCGAAGACAACTTTGAATGACCCCCCTGGAAGCGATGAGGACTTCATGGCCCAGGCCCTGGCCGAAGCGGCGCGGGGCCTGGGGCGCACCAGCCCCAACCCCCCGGTGGGCTGCGTGCTGGTGCAGCCGAACGGAAGTGGCGGCGAGGTCGTAGGGCGGGGGTTTCACCCCAGGGCCGGCGAACCTCACGCTGAGGTCTTTGCCCTCAGGGAGGCCGGCGAACGGGCGCGGGGAGCGACCGCCTACGTGACGCTGGAGCCGTGCAGTCACTTTGGCCGCACGCCGCCCTGTGCCGACGCCCTGATGGCCGCCGGCGTGGCCCGTGTGGTGGTGGCCGCCGGCGACCCCAACCCCCAGGTGAACGGGCGCGGGCTGGAGCGGCTGCGTGCGGCGGGTATCGCCGTGCAGACGGGCGTGCTGGAAGCGCAGGCGGTGCGCCAGCAGGCCGGGTTCCGTGCCCGGATGTTGCTGGGCCGGCCCTTTGTTATCTACAAGTACGCCATGACGCTGGACGGCAAGGTGGCCGCGCTCGAAGAAGGTGGCGGGAGCGAAGCCAACGGCGCCGTCACCGGCCCGGAAGCCCGCGCCCGTGTGATGGGCTGGCGCAATGAAGCCGACGCTATCGCGGTAGGCGTAGACACCCTTCTGACCGACGACCCGCAGCTCACCACGCGGGGCGTTGTGGGCGGCCGCGACCCCCGGCCGGTCATCTTCGACCGGCAGGGCCGCACGCCGCCCACGGCCCGCGCCCTGCGCCCTGGCGCTGTCGTCGTGACCGCGCCAGGGGCAGAGGCTCCGGCTCTGGCGGACGCGGGAGCCGTGCTGCTGCCGGCTGCCACCCTGGAAGAAGCCCTGCGCGGCCTGCATGACCTAGGGGTGTCCACCCTGCTGTTGGAAGGCGGCCCCACGCTGGCTTCGGCCTTTGCAGAGTCGGACCTGATAGACGAGGTCCGTGCCTTTATCGCGCCCAAGCTGCTGGGTGCCGGCCTCTCGCCGCTGGCCGGACCGCTGCGCCGGATGAACGCCGCTGGAATGCTGGACATGTATGCGCTGGAGCAGCTCGGGGCCGACATCCTGGTGTCCGCTTCCGTTCGCCGCGTGGCTGCCGAGCCCACGCCTTCTCCACGCACCGGAGGTGCCTGA
- the metK gene encoding methionine adenosyltransferase, whose product MRKFYTSESVSEGHPDKLADFISDSILDEFLRQEPTSRVAVETLVTTGMAVVAGEVRAEVAHVDIQRTVREAVQRVGYTRAVYGFDAEYSAVLVAIHEQSPEIAGGVDHSEEWREMSEEERGKPEHAESQIGAGDQGLMFGYATDETPELMPLPISLAHGLTRRLAELRRSGELPYLRPDAKAQVTVERDGEPHDATETWVDTVVISAQHDEDITNEQLRADLERLVIRHVIPAEYLRAETKFFINPSGKFVIGGPHGDTGLTGRKIIVDTYGGAVPHGGGAFSGKDPTKVDRSAAYYARYIAKNIVAAGLARRALVEIAYAIGRAHPVSLRIDTYGTGLLPNDQLTELVWQQFDARPQAIIRQLDLQRPIYAQTAAYGHFGRPEFPWEQVDRATALQTAARELGADL is encoded by the coding sequence ATGCGCAAATTCTATACCTCTGAATCGGTGTCCGAGGGGCACCCGGACAAGCTGGCCGACTTTATTTCCGACTCTATCCTGGACGAGTTCCTGCGCCAGGAGCCGACCTCCCGCGTGGCGGTCGAAACGCTGGTGACCACCGGCATGGCCGTGGTGGCCGGTGAGGTGCGGGCCGAAGTCGCCCACGTGGATATTCAGCGCACCGTGCGCGAAGCGGTGCAGCGTGTAGGCTACACCCGCGCCGTGTACGGGTTCGACGCCGAATACAGCGCCGTGCTGGTGGCCATTCATGAGCAGAGCCCCGAAATCGCCGGCGGGGTGGACCACTCCGAAGAGTGGCGCGAGATGTCCGAAGAAGAGCGCGGGAAGCCCGAACATGCCGAGTCGCAAATCGGAGCGGGCGACCAGGGCCTGATGTTCGGCTACGCCACCGACGAAACCCCCGAGCTGATGCCCCTGCCTATCAGCCTGGCGCATGGGCTGACCCGCCGGCTGGCCGAGCTGCGCCGCAGCGGCGAACTGCCCTACCTGCGCCCCGACGCCAAGGCGCAGGTCACGGTGGAGCGCGACGGCGAACCGCACGACGCCACCGAAACCTGGGTAGATACCGTGGTCATCAGTGCCCAGCACGACGAGGACATCACCAACGAGCAGCTGCGCGCCGACCTGGAGCGGCTGGTGATCCGCCACGTGATTCCCGCCGAGTACCTGCGGGCAGAGACCAAGTTCTTTATCAATCCCAGCGGCAAGTTCGTCATCGGCGGCCCACACGGCGACACCGGCCTGACCGGCCGCAAGATCATCGTAGACACCTACGGCGGCGCGGTGCCACACGGCGGCGGAGCGTTCAGCGGCAAGGACCCCACCAAGGTGGACCGCTCGGCCGCCTACTACGCCCGCTACATCGCCAAGAACATCGTGGCGGCTGGCCTGGCCCGCCGCGCCTTGGTGGAAATCGCCTACGCCATCGGCCGGGCGCACCCGGTCAGCCTGCGGATCGACACCTACGGCACCGGCCTGCTGCCCAACGACCAGCTGACCGAGCTGGTGTGGCAGCAGTTCGACGCCCGTCCGCAGGCGATCATCCGCCAGCTGGACCTGCAGCGGCCCATCTACGCGCAGACGGCGGCCTACGGTCACTTCGGCCGCCCCGAGTTCCCCTGGGAACAGGTGGACCGTGCCACCGCCCTTCAGACCGCCGCCCGCGAACTGGGCGCCGACCTGTAA
- a CDS encoding DUF4357 domain-containing protein has protein sequence MSLAEVEQAVSSIQMWLDDPPGEAVVRQCVVLRLLQAAGFDIWNPAEVVPEETNATGSRADFLIRRGEGKFALEIKGMGVTVGPKEYQQAATYAVNEGSRWAIVTNGRVWVVIDEHLPGKWEDRVALKVEMGQGDSFATDFFSLLNAEVWAANAFADAVETVRLRQQQRRDEARIRREKRPVVEQTQAEFEIATFGKAAEAAVKMGRITEGERDVLLGVERAVDEQEIELSYAIAGASARVIYHRKAGTWTIKAGSTAANRLMADGTTVQGVGKRRKNFLAKGILREISPKLLEYVQDCVYSSASLAAADIAGASRNGWDVWKDAEGRPAQHYRPK, from the coding sequence ATGTCCCTTGCCGAAGTAGAGCAGGCTGTCAGCAGTATTCAGATGTGGCTGGACGACCCGCCCGGCGAAGCTGTGGTGCGTCAGTGCGTTGTGCTGCGGCTCTTGCAGGCGGCTGGGTTCGATATCTGGAACCCGGCCGAGGTGGTGCCTGAAGAAACCAATGCCACTGGAAGCCGCGCTGACTTCCTGATTCGGCGGGGTGAAGGCAAATTCGCGCTGGAAATCAAGGGGATGGGCGTGACGGTCGGCCCCAAGGAATACCAGCAGGCTGCCACCTACGCGGTCAATGAAGGCAGCCGCTGGGCCATCGTGACCAACGGGCGGGTATGGGTGGTGATTGATGAGCACCTGCCAGGTAAATGGGAAGACCGGGTGGCCCTGAAGGTAGAGATGGGTCAGGGAGACAGCTTTGCCACTGACTTTTTCAGCCTGCTGAATGCCGAGGTTTGGGCTGCCAACGCCTTTGCAGACGCTGTAGAGACTGTTCGCTTGCGCCAGCAGCAGCGCCGCGACGAGGCCCGCATTCGCCGTGAGAAGCGCCCGGTGGTCGAGCAGACTCAGGCTGAGTTTGAGATAGCCACCTTCGGGAAGGCTGCCGAAGCCGCTGTGAAAATGGGACGGATTACTGAAGGTGAGCGGGATGTGCTACTTGGGGTTGAGCGAGCAGTTGACGAGCAAGAGATCGAACTTAGCTATGCGATAGCTGGGGCAAGCGCCAGGGTGATCTATCATCGCAAAGCAGGTACTTGGACTATCAAGGCGGGCAGCACTGCGGCCAATCGCCTTATGGCAGATGGAACCACCGTCCAGGGTGTTGGGAAGCGCCGTAAAAATTTTCTGGCAAAGGGTATTTTGCGAGAGATCAGTCCCAAATTATTGGAATACGTTCAGGACTGTGTGTATTCCAGTGCCAGTCTGGCCGCTGCGGATATTGCAGGCGCATCCCGCAACGGTTGGGACGTTTGGAAAGATGCCGAAGGTCGCCCCGCGCAGCACTACCGGCCCAAATGA
- a CDS encoding bifunctional 3,4-dihydroxy-2-butanone-4-phosphate synthase/GTP cyclohydrolase II yields MTQLASIPELLEELRAGRPIVVVDDENRENEGDLLMPAATATPHWVNFMAREGRGLICVTLTGDRAERLRLHPMVDSSTDPNGTAFTVSVDHRTNSTGISAFDRSATIAALLAEDSQPADFRRPGHIFPLVARPGGVLRRAGHTEAACDFARLAGFAPVGVICEIMGDDGEMSRLPDLLAFAERHELKVGSIEALIAYRMEHDPFMQIEGEARLPTEHGEFRIVGFRDSLSGAEHVALVMGEVGGQQAGQPLLVRVHSECLTGDAFHSLRCDCGPQLNAAMRAIAAEGRGAIIYLRQEGRGIGLLNKIRAYALQDQGADTVEANLKLGFPADARDFGIGAQMLHLLGAQRLRVMTNNPMKLHSLSGFGLEVTERVPLHVGEAPENAGYRQTKREKMGHLD; encoded by the coding sequence ATGACCCAGCTCGCTTCTATTCCCGAACTGCTTGAAGAACTGCGTGCCGGCCGCCCCATCGTGGTGGTGGACGACGAAAACCGCGAGAACGAGGGCGACCTGCTGATGCCGGCAGCCACGGCCACGCCCCACTGGGTCAACTTCATGGCCCGCGAGGGGCGCGGCCTGATTTGCGTGACCCTGACCGGCGACCGTGCCGAACGCCTGCGCCTGCACCCGATGGTGGACAGCAGCACCGACCCCAACGGCACCGCTTTCACTGTCAGTGTGGACCACCGCACCAACTCCACCGGCATTTCAGCCTTTGACCGCTCGGCCACCATTGCCGCCTTGCTGGCCGAGGACTCGCAGCCGGCCGATTTCCGCCGCCCGGGACACATTTTTCCGCTGGTGGCCCGCCCCGGCGGCGTGCTGCGCCGCGCCGGGCACACCGAAGCGGCCTGCGACTTTGCGCGGCTGGCGGGATTTGCGCCGGTGGGTGTGATTTGCGAAATCATGGGCGACGACGGCGAAATGTCGCGGCTGCCCGACCTGCTTGCTTTTGCCGAGCGCCACGAGCTGAAGGTGGGCAGCATTGAGGCACTGATTGCCTACCGCATGGAGCACGACCCCTTTATGCAGATTGAGGGCGAAGCTCGCCTGCCGACCGAGCACGGCGAGTTCCGTATCGTGGGCTTCCGCGACAGCCTCAGCGGGGCCGAGCATGTGGCGCTGGTGATGGGCGAGGTGGGCGGTCAGCAGGCCGGCCAGCCGCTGCTGGTGCGGGTCCACTCCGAGTGCCTGACCGGCGACGCCTTCCACTCGCTGCGCTGCGACTGCGGCCCGCAGCTGAACGCGGCGATGCGGGCGATTGCCGCCGAAGGCCGGGGCGCCATCATCTATTTGCGGCAGGAGGGCCGGGGCATCGGCCTGCTGAACAAGATTCGGGCTTACGCCCTGCAGGACCAGGGGGCCGACACCGTCGAGGCCAACTTGAAGCTCGGCTTTCCCGCCGACGCCCGCGACTTCGGTATCGGGGCGCAGATGCTGCACCTGCTGGGCGCCCAGCGGCTGCGCGTGATGACCAACAACCCCATGAAGCTGCATTCGCTGAGCGGCTTCGGGCTGGAAGTGACCGAGCGGGTGCCGCTGCACGTGGGCGAGGCCCCCGAAAACGCCGGCTACCGCCAGACCAAGCGCGAGAAAATGGGGCACTTGGACTGA
- a CDS encoding M3 family oligoendopeptidase produces the protein MTQPNRVEQTLQVPAEASEWAHFASRYQALQERALAAADVPAWLREWSDLAAELEGTGNRLSIQADLHTADDAVQERYRRFMGEVVPPAQRADQALKEKWLAVPGYQPTPDTELLYRRVRDAAALYREANVELGVVHSEQTTRHAQLTGGQKVTLGGEDLTVPQVKARLDSPDRTEREAAWRALAQSNQELAQQLNPLMLELLDTRRRLAANADLPDFRAYRWSELDRVDYGPEQCLDFHRAVAEQVVPFVAEQVQAIAAELGLDSVRPWDYNRGNLLDPQARPPMQPFSGGAALEDLAQRAFAGLDSGLSDRFAQMRAEGLLDLESRPGKMPHAYCNYFPVTNQPFVLMNVVGSAEDVRVLFHEVGHAFHGFYSGESQPLTWNRWSPIEFVEIPSMAMEFLTLDHLGHALSPADLARYRRQLLLGVAAFLPWAAQMDAFQHWLYVDAPQDVTVDDLNAKWLELDRLYHPFVNWDGLDETVRAQGWHYYHIFQVPFYYIEYAMCYLAAVSIWRGAQADPTAALERYKAALRLGSTRPVPELYAAAGAEFRFDAEYIGGLMDFLRGQLREE, from the coding sequence ATGACCCAACCCAACCGTGTGGAGCAGACGCTACAGGTGCCTGCCGAGGCAAGCGAGTGGGCGCATTTCGCGTCCCGTTATCAGGCGCTGCAGGAGCGTGCCCTGGCCGCTGCAGACGTGCCTGCGTGGCTGCGTGAGTGGTCGGACCTGGCCGCCGAACTGGAAGGCACCGGCAACCGCCTGAGCATTCAGGCCGACCTGCACACTGCCGATGATGCCGTGCAGGAGCGCTACCGCCGCTTCATGGGCGAGGTGGTTCCCCCGGCCCAGCGGGCCGACCAGGCCCTCAAGGAAAAGTGGCTGGCCGTGCCCGGCTACCAGCCCACGCCGGATACCGAGCTGCTGTACCGCCGCGTGCGTGACGCCGCCGCGCTTTACCGCGAGGCCAATGTGGAGCTGGGCGTGGTCCACTCCGAGCAGACCACCCGTCACGCCCAGCTGACCGGCGGGCAAAAGGTCACCTTGGGCGGTGAAGACCTGACCGTGCCGCAGGTGAAAGCCCGGCTGGACAGCCCGGACCGCACCGAGCGCGAGGCGGCCTGGCGCGCACTGGCGCAGAGCAATCAGGAGCTGGCGCAGCAGCTGAACCCGCTGATGCTGGAGCTGCTGGACACCCGCCGCCGCCTGGCCGCCAACGCCGACCTGCCCGACTTCCGCGCCTACCGCTGGAGCGAGCTGGATCGGGTGGACTATGGCCCCGAGCAGTGCCTGGACTTTCACCGGGCGGTGGCCGAGCAGGTGGTGCCTTTCGTGGCCGAGCAGGTGCAGGCCATTGCCGCCGAACTGGGCCTGGACTCGGTGCGGCCCTGGGACTACAACCGGGGCAACCTGCTGGACCCGCAGGCCCGCCCGCCCATGCAGCCTTTTTCCGGCGGGGCGGCGCTGGAAGACCTGGCGCAGCGGGCCTTCGCCGGCCTGGACAGCGGCCTGAGCGACCGCTTCGCCCAGATGCGCGCCGAGGGCCTGCTGGACCTCGAATCGCGCCCCGGCAAGATGCCGCACGCTTACTGCAACTATTTCCCGGTCACCAACCAGCCGTTCGTGCTGATGAACGTGGTGGGCAGCGCCGAGGACGTGCGGGTGCTGTTTCACGAGGTGGGCCACGCCTTCCACGGCTTTTATTCCGGCGAGAGCCAGCCGCTGACCTGGAACCGCTGGAGCCCCATCGAGTTCGTGGAAATCCCCAGCATGGCGATGGAATTCCTGACGCTGGACCACCTGGGGCACGCCCTGAGCCCCGCTGACCTGGCCCGCTACCGCCGGCAGCTGCTGCTGGGCGTGGCCGCGTTCCTTCCCTGGGCCGCGCAGATGGACGCCTTCCAGCACTGGCTGTATGTGGACGCCCCGCAGGACGTGACGGTAGACGACCTGAACGCCAAGTGGCTGGAGCTGGACCGCCTCTACCATCCGTTCGTGAACTGGGACGGCCTGGATGAAACCGTGCGGGCACAGGGCTGGCACTACTACCACATCTTTCAGGTGCCGTTTTATTACATCGAGTACGCCATGTGTTATCTGGCCGCCGTCAGCATCTGGCGCGGCGCCCAGGCCGACCCTACTGCCGCGCTGGAACGCTACAAAGCCGCCCTGCGCCTGGGCAGCACCCGCCCGGTGCCGGAGCTGTACGCCGCCGCCGGGGCCGAGTTCCGCTTCGACGCAGAGTACATCGGCGGGCTGATGGACTTTCTGCGCGGGCAGCTGCGGGAAGAATGA
- a CDS encoding phosphoribosyltransferase family protein, with translation MHPITVTVGSVTRELPTVQVGAVKRVPLVEFLGDSEFTKAAAEAMLPLLDPQAEIMLTVVTNALPLVHELSDRSGLPYVVVRKKRRTYMQDPMIQDVPSMSLGVNETLWLDARHADRLKGKRVLIVQDVVASGGTGAALARLAERAGGQVAGYLAAFHYGGRERTFELKTLQELPSTQD, from the coding sequence ATGCACCCCATCACCGTAACTGTCGGTTCCGTGACCCGTGAGCTGCCCACCGTGCAGGTCGGGGCAGTCAAGCGCGTACCCCTGGTGGAATTCCTGGGCGACAGCGAATTCACCAAGGCGGCGGCGGAAGCGATGCTGCCGCTGCTGGACCCCCAGGCCGAAATCATGCTGACCGTGGTGACCAACGCCCTGCCGCTGGTCCATGAGCTGAGCGACCGCTCCGGGCTGCCCTACGTGGTGGTCCGCAAAAAGCGCCGCACCTATATGCAGGACCCCATGATTCAGGACGTGCCCAGCATGAGCCTGGGCGTCAACGAAACGCTGTGGCTGGACGCCCGGCACGCCGACCGCCTGAAGGGCAAGCGGGTGCTGATCGTGCAGGACGTGGTGGCGTCCGGCGGAACCGGCGCGGCACTGGCCCGGCTGGCCGAGCGGGCCGGTGGACAGGTGGCAGGTTATCTGGCCGCCTTCCACTACGGCGGCCGCGAGCGCACCTTCGAGCTGAAAACCTTGCAGGAACTGCCCTCCACCCAGGACTGA
- a CDS encoding RNA 2'-phosphotransferase, protein MNPRQLSKRLAYLLRHAPHEAGLTLARGGWVPLAPLLAHLRVTRGQVERVVREDEKGRFGLSEGGDKIRATQGHSVPVDLGLEPQVPPATLYHGSHQGARVGITRHGLKAMSRHHVHLSADTDTALKVGLRRGWPLLFAVDAARLHADGFTFYRSENGVWLVDAVPPAYLSELPTPGQSGRR, encoded by the coding sequence ATGAATCCCCGCCAACTCTCCAAGCGCCTCGCCTACCTGCTGCGCCATGCCCCGCACGAAGCGGGCCTGACCCTGGCACGCGGCGGCTGGGTGCCACTTGCGCCGCTGCTGGCCCACCTGCGCGTGACCCGCGGGCAGGTGGAGCGCGTGGTGCGTGAGGATGAAAAAGGCCGCTTCGGCCTGAGCGAAGGCGGCGATAAGATTCGCGCCACCCAGGGCCACAGCGTGCCGGTGGACCTGGGGCTGGAACCGCAGGTGCCGCCTGCCACGCTGTACCACGGCAGTCACCAGGGGGCGCGGGTAGGCATTACCCGGCACGGCCTGAAGGCCATGAGCCGCCACCACGTTCACCTCTCGGCCGATACGGACACGGCCCTCAAGGTGGGCCTGCGCCGGGGCTGGCCGCTGCTGTTCGCGGTGGACGCAGCCCGCTTGCACGCGGACGGATTCACCTTTTACCGCTCCGAAAACGGTGTCTGGCTGGTGGACGCCGTGCCGCCGGCGTACCTGAGCGAGTTGCCCACGCCCGGGCAAAGTGGGCGCCGCTGA
- a CDS encoding SDR family oxidoreductase, producing MTTTLQGRTVAVTGASRGIGLSIVELLAAEGAQVVAGARDIAGVPEMAGVQFMTLDVTDESSVRAFAEAATQAGADALVNNAGVGSFMPVEEITPAEYRRIMDTNVLGVILTSGAFVPHFRTLQRSTVVNVTSDVSARTFARGGLYTASKYAARAITQALAYEGHEYGLRVSEIRSGNVDTFFNDTQQGTPEKAEWLKPEDIAQAVLYALSAPAHVRIDEILLHPTWQPVAF from the coding sequence ATGACCACAACACTGCAAGGACGAACCGTCGCCGTGACCGGAGCCAGCCGTGGCATCGGCCTGAGCATCGTGGAGCTGCTGGCCGCCGAGGGGGCGCAGGTGGTGGCCGGTGCGCGTGATATTGCCGGCGTGCCCGAGATGGCCGGTGTGCAGTTCATGACGCTGGACGTGACCGACGAAAGCAGCGTGCGGGCCTTCGCGGAGGCGGCCACCCAGGCTGGGGCCGACGCCCTGGTCAACAATGCCGGCGTGGGCAGCTTCATGCCGGTCGAGGAGATTACGCCGGCCGAATACCGCCGCATCATGGACACCAACGTGCTGGGCGTCATCCTGACCAGCGGCGCGTTTGTCCCGCACTTCCGCACGCTGCAGCGCAGCACGGTGGTCAACGTGACCAGCGACGTGAGCGCCCGCACCTTCGCGCGCGGTGGGCTGTACACCGCCAGCAAGTACGCCGCCCGCGCCATCACCCAGGCGCTGGCCTACGAGGGCCACGAGTACGGCCTGCGGGTCAGCGAAATTCGCTCCGGCAACGTGGACACCTTTTTCAACGACACCCAGCAGGGCACCCCCGAAAAGGCGGAGTGGCTGAAGCCCGAGGACATCGCGCAGGCGGTGCTGTACGCCCTGAGTGCGCCTGCACACGTGCGGATAGACGAAATCCTGCTGCACCCCACCTGGCAGCCGGTGGCCTTCTGA
- a CDS encoding single-stranded DNA-binding protein: MLHIEFITDLGAKVTVDVERPEQVLDVQRHYGRLGWTSGEVPAGGFVFPLDNEPDFDWALIGARAWTNPEGEVMILHRGHAYRRRELEAVDSRKLKLPKAVKYSRGAKPTDPEHLREKADGEIEYVTLAIFRGGKRQDRFAVPQGQTAASGGAREARPAQANQANQANRAAAAQASQRPAPRAAAAAPAEDDTPF; the protein is encoded by the coding sequence ATGCTGCACATTGAATTCATCACCGACCTGGGGGCCAAAGTCACGGTGGACGTGGAGCGTCCCGAACAGGTGCTGGACGTTCAGCGCCACTACGGCCGCCTGGGCTGGACCTCGGGCGAGGTGCCGGCTGGGGGCTTCGTCTTCCCGCTGGACAACGAACCCGACTTCGACTGGGCGCTGATCGGCGCCCGCGCCTGGACCAACCCGGAAGGCGAGGTTATGATTCTGCACCGGGGCCATGCCTACCGCCGCCGCGAGCTGGAAGCGGTAGACAGCCGCAAGCTGAAACTGCCCAAAGCCGTCAAGTACAGCCGTGGTGCTAAGCCCACCGACCCCGAGCACCTGCGCGAAAAGGCCGACGGCGAAATCGAGTACGTGACCCTGGCCATTTTCCGTGGCGGCAAGCGCCAGGACCGCTTCGCCGTGCCGCAGGGCCAGACTGCCGCAAGCGGCGGGGCGCGTGAAGCCCGCCCGGCACAGGCGAACCAAGCGAACCAGGCGAACCGTGCGGCCGCTGCTCAGGCGAGTCAGCGCCCCGCCCCCCGCGCCGCCGCTGCTGCCCCCGCCGAGGACGACACTCCCTTCTAA
- a CDS encoding riboflavin synthase, with translation MFTGIISQVGRVAHSEQKNGGVSLRIAPAELWPDLELGESIACNGTCLTVTDWDDTTFGVDLSQETLAKTAPHWNAGDLLNLERAMRAGDRFGGHIVSGHVDGVGEIVSVSPAEGAYVMVVRAPDFLAPYLMPKGSITVDGVSLTIVDSGGPAGSRPDLAENEFTLWLVPHTLEVTTLHAWAPGRPVNLEADQMAKYLDRLLAFREGRRSVAPASNLSSLQENL, from the coding sequence ATGTTTACCGGAATCATTTCCCAGGTGGGCCGCGTCGCCCACTCCGAACAGAAAAACGGCGGGGTAAGCCTCCGCATCGCGCCGGCCGAGCTGTGGCCGGACCTGGAACTGGGCGAGAGTATCGCCTGCAACGGCACCTGCCTGACCGTCACCGACTGGGACGACACCACCTTCGGGGTGGACCTCAGTCAGGAAACCCTTGCCAAGACGGCTCCCCACTGGAACGCCGGGGACCTCCTGAACCTGGAGCGGGCCATGCGTGCTGGCGACCGCTTCGGCGGGCACATCGTGAGCGGGCACGTGGACGGCGTGGGCGAAATCGTGTCGGTCAGCCCGGCTGAAGGGGCTTACGTGATGGTGGTCCGTGCCCCTGACTTCCTGGCCCCGTACCTGATGCCCAAGGGCAGCATCACCGTAGACGGAGTGAGCCTGACCATCGTGGACAGCGGCGGGCCTGCGGGCAGCCGGCCCGACCTGGCCGAGAACGAATTTACCCTGTGGCTGGTGCCGCACACGCTGGAAGTGACCACCCTGCACGCCTGGGCACCGGGCCGGCCCGTGAACCTGGAAGCCGACCAGATGGCGAAGTACTTGGACCGCCTGCTGGCTTTCCGTGAGGGGCGCCGCAGCGTCGCCCCGGCCTCTAACCTCTCATCCCTTCAGGAGAACCTCTGA
- a CDS encoding asparaginase — translation MTPTTQHAPAVVTFRRGGLPESRHEVHLAVVDPAGRVLAACGDPALVTFPRSASKPVQALPLALAAPDLPPDELAIACASHAGTPVHLAAVERLLARSGSTVADLRCGPHPPFDPQAAADLIRRGAVPTPLHHNCSGKHAGMLLACVLHGWPREGYTEPGHLLQRRILELHAELAGVPLAAIHAGTDGCSVPALALPLQGAARMFARLAAAPQERNGPDAALSRIFAAMTAHPDLVAGPGRLDTELMPLVPGLVAKMGAEAFYGLGLRDSAQGPVGTAFKVLDGGERARPYVALAVLEALGVPPTPQLRALAPQQQRNWAGRAVGEVAVKLPLHWAPPQSL, via the coding sequence ATGACCCCTACAACCCAGCACGCGCCCGCCGTGGTGACGTTTCGGCGCGGCGGCCTCCCTGAAAGCCGGCACGAGGTTCATCTGGCCGTGGTGGACCCGGCCGGGCGGGTGCTGGCGGCCTGCGGCGACCCTGCCTTGGTCACGTTTCCGCGCAGTGCCAGCAAGCCGGTGCAGGCGCTGCCGCTGGCCCTGGCCGCGCCGGACCTGCCGCCCGACGAACTGGCGATTGCCTGTGCCAGTCACGCCGGCACCCCTGTCCACCTGGCTGCCGTAGAGCGCTTGCTGGCCCGCAGCGGCAGCACGGTGGCCGACCTGCGCTGCGGCCCGCACCCGCCGTTCGACCCGCAGGCGGCCGCCGACCTGATTCGGCGCGGCGCGGTGCCCACCCCGCTGCATCACAACTGCTCGGGCAAGCACGCGGGGATGCTGCTGGCCTGCGTGCTGCACGGCTGGCCGCGTGAGGGCTACACCGAGCCGGGCCATCTCCTGCAGCGGCGCATTCTGGAACTGCACGCCGAGCTGGCGGGTGTGCCGTTGGCCGCTATCCATGCTGGCACCGATGGGTGTAGCGTGCCTGCGCTGGCCTTGCCGCTGCAGGGAGCGGCCCGCATGTTCGCCCGGCTGGCTGCCGCGCCGCAGGAGCGAAATGGGCCAGACGCCGCTCTAAGCCGCATCTTTGCCGCCATGACCGCGCATCCTGACCTGGTCGCCGGACCGGGCCGCCTGGACACCGAGCTGATGCCGCTGGTGCCCGGCCTGGTCGCCAAAATGGGCGCCGAAGCCTTTTACGGCCTGGGCCTGCGCGACTCGGCGCAGGGACCTGTGGGCACCGCGTTCAAGGTGCTGGACGGCGGCGAGCGGGCACGGCCTTACGTGGCGCTGGCAGTGCTGGAAGCGCTGGGTGTGCCGCCGACGCCGCAGCTGCGTGCTCTGGCCCCGCAGCAGCAGCGCAACTGGGCCGGGCGCGCGGTCGGTGAGGTGGCGGTAAAGCTGCCGCTGCACTGGGCACCGCCCCAGAGCCTCTAG